One Haliaeetus albicilla chromosome 20, bHalAlb1.1, whole genome shotgun sequence genomic window, CGGCACGACGCCGGCTCTCATCCCAGGACGGAGCGAGCCCACTCTGCAGCAGCGCCCAACCACGCCCCAGGGTCCCTGCGTCAGCTGAACCGCCCCGACCCCGGCACGAGGGCACCCGCCTTCCCCAGGACGCTGGTGCGACCCTGGCTGCAACCCAGCCCCGAGGACAGGCTTGCTGCCTCGTTCCCCAGGAACGAGCCCGCGGCCGCTGCCCTCTCCCCTCACACCGGCTCCCCTTCCCTCACACCGCCTCCCCGTCCCTCACACCGGCTCCTTGCCCCCCACACCGCCTCCCCGCCCCTCACACCGCCTCCCCGCCCCTCACAACAGTTCCTTGCCCCTCACACAGGCTCCCCTTCCCTCACACCGCCTCCCCTTCCCTCACACCGCCTCCCCGTCCCTCACACCGGCTCCCCTTCCCTCACACCGCCTCCCCGTCCCTCACACCGCCTCCCCGTCCCTCACACAGGCTCCCCTTCCCTCACACCGCCTCCCCGTCCCTCACACCGCCTCCCCGTCCCTCACAACAGCTCCTTGCCCCTCACAACAGCTCCTTGCCCCTCACACAGGCTCCCCGTCCCTCACACCGCCTCCCCGTCCCTCACACCGGCTCCCCTTCCCTCACACCGCCTCCCCGTCCCTCACACCGGCTCCCCGTCCCTCACACCGgctccttgcccctccttccctccgcctctcccccagccagctccagcaccGCCCCCGGGCCGTGAGGCTTCCCAATCACACGCCACCCCTGGGGGGGCAGCCCACCAATCACACGCCACCCCTGGGGGGCGGCCCACCAATCACACGCCACCCCTGGGGGGCGGCCCACCAATCACGCACTGCCAAGCCGGCAGGCTGCCGCCCACCCGGTGCCCGTTCTCAGAGCAGGGAAGGTTCCAGAAGGGGTCGCCGGACCGGGGTGGGAGGGCGTGGgtggccggggccggggcggggggtgctgGCCCCCACCTGAGCGGGGTCCCACCGAGAGCCTGCCCACCAGCGTGAGCCCGGGCACACGGAGGGAGCCTTGGCCGCAAGCTGCGCTCCCCGGGGGACGCAAAATCGCCTCAGGAACGCTGAGGGGAACCCCCCCGCCCTCAGTCAGTCCCCCGTTCCTGTAGCGACGCTGGGTTCCATCAGACAGGGCCCGCGTCCTGCAGGGTCGGGAAGAACAGGCAATCGCAGCGGAAGGAACCTGATGGCAAGGATGACTGACCGAAGGCAGCGGTCTCCGAGGGCGTTAGCAAaagaggcaggaggaaagcGAGCGTGCGAGAGCGGGGGGATACGCGCAGTAACGGCACGGGTCCGTACCAGGTGCCTTTCCGGCCCTCGTGCGTCCCGCTCAGACGAGGGTCCTCTGTCGGGGCGCTGGCGCGGGAAGCCGCCCGTGCTGCCCTTCTCTGTCCCGGGAGGAATCCCAAGCGCGCAGTACGGACAGCGCGGGCGCTGTCTCCTGGTGGCAGGAGGATCTCGAGCCTCTCCTGACCCTGTCAGGCCCCAACCTTGCACCCCTGCAGGAGCCCCTGTGTGGTTCAGGCACGGCTGAGCCAGTTCTCACTGGCCTCCAGGGACAGCCCAGGGTGCTGAACGACCTCAGACGCACGCTGTGTGATCCCGAGAGCACGTGGAGCTCTCCCCGCCTCGTGAGCTCGGCCCTGAACGCTGCTACTGTCCCGCAAGACGGGCAGGCTCCATTAAATCACGGGAGAGAGAGGCAGTGACCCTGACTTCTGGACTAATCCTTGACATGGAGTTACCAAGGGATGCTCGTCTGAAGCCCTGGGCTGACTGCCTGTGACGCTCCCTGGTGACCCGTGGGCTGGATCACGCTCTGAACACTTTTTCATCCCTCACGCGAGCCATAGCCAGCAAACACACCAGCTGTCCTGTTTTCCAAGCTGCTCTCAGGGGACAAGGGGTGGTAGGAACCCCAGCGTACCCAAGCTAGCGGCCCGGATCCCCCCGAGCCCAGCCGCGGATAACACGTGTGCGCACTACGTGCCACCCTTGCATTTTCTGCTGGGCCCAGCCGAGGAAGCGCTGCCCACAGCCAGAGGCTCTCTCCAGAGGTGTCCCCGTCTCACAGAGCCCTGGAGAGGCCTCCCCTAGCCCAGAGCAAttgtccctgccccccccaaagaAGGCACCAGCAGGCTACCAGTATCCTTGGCCACGATGGGGACGGTGAGCTGTacaagggcaaaaaaaaatcaacgaCCTCTTTGGCCTTGGCCGAGAGAACTAACAGGGGGAACAATGCCAGGCTGCAGCGACGGGGCAGTGAGCAGCTTAGGGAGAAGAGAGCCTGGTGAGCCCGGACAAAAAGCTGCTTGGGGCAGGATGGAGGGTCCGCCTGGGCGTCGTTGCAGAAAGGAGAGGCCATTCTGGCAACCGTTTATGCCGTGAGACTTTGCACGTTGCCTTCGTGCCACACAACAACCTGTGGGATGCCCTGGAGGATTGCTGACCCAtcttcctctcccagctcccGCAGACAAATACAGCGGAAGACCCTCCCGCTGGAAGCAACCCTCTTTATTGTTCACTAGGCAGTGGGGTTTCGCCCCGGGGAGCgctctcccctcctctgctgGCAGCTCAAGAGCTGCAAGAGGGCAGTGCTGactccccagcctctcctccccgCTGCAGGACTCGGAGCGCTGGGACCCTTCAGGCCGGTCCTGCCCTGCCGGTGGCTCTTCTCAGAGGCGCTAAGGAGAGACGAGGAAAAGCTCCGAGGGCCAGGTCCCGAGAGGGAGGCCGAGAAACGCTGCctgccccctccagccccgcgCCCCTGGCCGTGCGCCTGGCCTGCGGCAGCCCCGAAGCCCGCTGACAGGCTCTGTGGCTCTGCGGAGGCCCCTCGTGTCCCAGCCAGTGGCGGGGAACCTGCGCGGCACCGGGCTGAGGCGCCGGGCGAGGCCGGGGCAGAGACGTGCGGCTGCAGAGGCTGGCTGGGAGGAAGCAGGGGCTACGGGCTCTGAGGAGCTGGAGCCCAGCACCGGCTCCTGCCGGAGACGCGTGGAGCCGCCCGCGGGCGTCCGGTGCCAGCCAGAGCCCTCGCCAGGAGCAGCCGGCCGCTCGCCCTGGAACGAGAGGGAAGTCTGGTTGAGGGCCGCGGGATCCAAAGCCTGCTGCCGCCCCTGGAGCGGGGAGAGCCCGGGGCCCTGGTTGCCCGAGGGACTGCTGGCAGGGGGACGCGGGCCGTTGCGGGAGAAGCTCACCAGAGCAGGAGCCCCTCTGCAGCCTACCTCCGGACTTCCACAGCTCTGCTCTTGCGCCCGTCTTCCTACGGGgcctcccttctcttctccagcagccTCCGCACCCGGATGCCCCGCACGGGACggcacctgcagcagcagaggacaaCACTCTCGCTTGGGCTCTCGAGCTGCCCGCCTCTGCCTGCCACCAGCCCCCTTCCCCTTGGTCTCCGGGGGAGCCTGAGCCCACGGCCGGccgctgggctgcagggggacagcgGGAGTCGGGGCCTCTTCCCCGTCattccctgccagcagcagccaggggaCGGACGGAGAACCAAAGCCCACAGGCAGACAGCCTGCACCCCGGGTCCCTCAGACGGCCCGCTGCCGCTCCGCTCGCACAGGCCCTTGGGGGAGCTGGCACTCGCTTACTTGCTCAGTGACTCGTCCGGAGCAGCTGTTTCTGCCGCCTTCTCCGGGGGGCGAGGGatgagaagctgctgctgcttccactcCACCGGTGCCACCTGAGCGCCAGGCCCGCCACCCCCTACGGAGAGCCGTCCTCCGGGCGTCAGCGGCACCTGCGTTGGCATGAGATGAAGATGGGACCCCGGCCCGAGCCCACTCCAACCTGCAGCACCGCGGGAGGCGGCGATGCAAAGACCTCGCCCGTCATCCAGCCCCCTGGCCACCCACCGGGCGTTCTGAAGCCAGGCTAGAGCACCGTCCCCAGTGAGGGACGGCGCTGGTGTAGCTGCAGGTCCTGAGCACAGCCCTGTGCTCAGCACAGCCGTCAGTGCCACCTCAGAGCGGGGCCAgggcccggcccgctccccccgTGGCCCCTGCACCTCGCGCTCAgctccctgcaggcagcacaaggcagggaggggaccGTGCTGGGCACGGCAGGAGCTCCCAGTGCAAGCGCCATGCTGCCTGCAGCTTGTAACCCACCATCCCTGCCCACCGCCCTGCTCGCTGCCCTTCCACGAGCAGGCACCCCAGGAGGGTGTGTTTCACGGCATTTCACACCACGGCTCCCGGGGAGCAGGAGAGCCCGTTCCTGCCGCTGCTCTGCCTTGCCCGTGGCCCTTGGGAAAACAATGCCCCAGCTCTGGCAAGGAAGCTCCCGGGCTGGGCATGGTCTTCCCTCCCAGAAAAAGCACCTACCGAACTTGCTGTGTTCTCGCCAGCCTTCCCCTTCCTCGCCAGCTCCACGAGCCGCAGGGAGGACGCGCCGTCTTCCAGCAGCTTCCGCTTGTCAGCCTGCGTTTTCAGCTACGGGGCAAGCAAATCCACAGGACGCGTTTTAGGTGGAGGTGCAAAGCCAGGAGCTGTCACTCGACGGTGCGGCAGGCCTCCCAGCGGGCTCTGCCCAAGCTCAGGACAGtttcccctgcagccttctGTCTCCAAGGAATTCAGCAGGAAAGGCTTCAGCCTTCGGCCTTGAAGCCCAGGGGAAGGCGGCTTTCCCTGCGGTGGCCTTGGAAGGAGTCCTCATCCTcaagggaggaaggagaggctcCGAAAGCGCCGGACCTTCTCCCGGAGGGAAGCTTCCAGGTCAAGCACAGAGAGGGCAAAAGTGTCTGCAGCGGCCCCCCGTGGGCAGAGAAAGGTTAGGTTTTGGAGTGCTTTAAACATACCCGGCCCCTCTCTGCCTCATTCCTCTCCCTGCGAGCCTGGTACTCTGCCCACATGcgctcctcctccctttctttctggAGCCGCTCCTCAGCCAGCGATGCCCGGAGATTCCTTTCATCCCGCTGCATACACAGGTAGCAGACTTCCTGCCGGGAGTGAAAGCAGGCAATGGTGAGAGCGACGTCAATGAGGGAAACGTCCAGAATCAGCACGCATCGAATGACGCAGGCATGCTGCCCGCAGGGGGTACCTGTCCGGCTCTCCGGTGACCCTCACAGACAGGGGGTTGAGTTTGGGGCCGGGCCGCAGCAGACCGCTTGCTCTTCCCGTCTCCCTTCCTTGAAGAGCTCTCCTCGCGCACTGCCGGCAGCCTGCAAGCAAGCGAGAGGGGGAGTTTCGGCTATGGCTTGTGCTCGCCAGCCCGCTGCCGCACGGGCAGCACGCGGCAGCTCTCCGCGTGGACTGTCCCTCGTCTCTGCTCTGTCCCAAGGAGAAGCTGTGACCCGAGCTGCGGCAGCAGCCCCCAGAAGCAGAGCTGAGGCGCCCACACGCAGACCCCGTCCAGAGGAACCCTCTCCCTTGCCAGTCCCCGAGCCCTCCCCCCCGCTGACCAAAAGAAGAGGCTCCCTTGCAGCTACGGAGAAGGAGAAAAGTCAACCGTAGCCGCCTGCTGTGAGCGTCTGCAGGCAGGTCCCAACAGGGCTGCACGCTGGCAGCAGGGGCACGAGAGCAACCCCTGCTAAAACCTGCTTTCTGCTCACTGCCCCGCAAGGAGAGGGCAGTTTGCCAGGACACGTGTCGCAATGGTTTTGGAGTTCACCAAGACCCTCTGACCAAAGGCAGGCTCTCGCTGCCCCAAGGACCAGAGCCCTGGGGTTGCCTCCTCCACCTCCCCACCAGCCGCACCTGAGGGAAGGCTCTTTTGCCCCGGCAGCCTCGCCCAGGTCTCCTTCGACCGTCACCCGAGGCAGTCTGGCCGGAGAGAGACGTTCGCGCGACAGCAGCTGGCGCTTCTCAGTGAGAGGCCCTGTAAGAAGGTGACAGAAAGGCTCTTCAGAGCAGCCCCTTGGTGACCATGCGACCAGGCAGGGACCAAGCCTCTCTGCGTGCCGGTGGGGAAAGGGGCTAGCAGAGAGGGACAGGGACGCTCTTGCACACCAATCCGAGCCTGGGGCTTTCTCCCTCGGAACCTTGCccagattttcatttctgtggccTGAAAGTGCTCCCGCTGgtcttcctttctccctgcaTTTCACAGGCGGGGAGGCGAGCCTTGGGTCTCTCCGCTGCCATCGTGACCCCAGAGCGGCCCTTTGGGCACATCCAGCCCACGGAGGAGTTGTCAGCAGACCGGAGCTACAGGAGCCCAGTGCGGAAGGGGTCTAAGCAGTATCGAACGCAGCTGGAGGCGCTGGGCTGCCCTGCCATCTTGGTCCCTACCAAGGGCCTGCAGAGCTACTGTCACAGGAGGGCCTCCTCCTGTACAAAGCACAGGCTTTTGGCCGTGGCTCTGAACCCCTTGCCCTTAGCAGAAGGCGCAAAAGGGGAGGGTAGAGAGGTCTCGCAGGAGCCACCGCTCTCACAGTACCTGTTCGCTTagcctcttcctccctcctcgcttctccctttttcttcttctccgCCTGCCCCTTGGGACTCTGAagagccccttccccagcagctcttCCAAGTGCTACATAGAGCCCGATCCTGGAAGCAAGACGACAACGGCAGTCTGAGTCCAGGGTGCCACCTCCCAGGGTTGCAGGGCTTGGTGCCACCTTCTGAGAGATGCTTGCTGTGGGttgggcagggaaggggcaaTCACTAGCCCGTGGGCCGCACTGTGAATCCACCCATCTTCCAAGATAAGCAGGAGCAAGCGTGGAGTAATGGGGGATCCAGGCCTTGGGAAAGGTctccctccagctccttcccGAGCAGCGGGCAAGCCCTGGCACTACCGGCCGACCCAAGAGAAGCTGAGAAGCTGCCGACGTGGTCAGCGGCCAAGGGCTGCAGAAGCAAACGTACTCACTTGGGAAACACGACGATGTCGCCAGAAGCCGACTGGGAAGGGGCGTCCTTTCTGCCCGATACGGCCGAACCCCTCGTGCTTGACCTCTGCAGGAGAGACAGCCCCGCGTGAGACCATTGCCAGGACAGGAGCCTGTTGCTGACCGAGGCAGCCGGCCTTTGGGCCGCTAAGGCAGAAAGCTGCCCTCTGGCAGAGCTCCCCGTCCCCAGCGTTAACCCCTCCTTACTGGAAGCAGGAGCTGCACAGCGAGCGCCTGCACCCCAGTCGTAACGCCGCCTGGCTTTGTGCAAGGGCAAGAGGCAGCCGTCTCAAGCAGGAGACGAGTCAGACCCACAAGGAGAAGTCAGCGCCAGCGGCCTTTCAGGGCATTTCCCAAGAACCCACGGCAGTGCTGGCAGAGCGAGGTACTCACGCTGAGGAGAGATTTCAGCAGGCGGCCGGTGCTATCCAGGCTGCAAACAAAGTCTGcggaaaactgcattttgactTTGTTCTTCCGGAAGCGCAGGCAGCCCATGTCCTTGAAGGTGAAGTCCACATCCTGCTTCTTTGCCAGGGtgtaagacagaaaaagcagggTCTCTTGAACGCAGCGCTGCACCGTGTCCCGAGGAATGCGGGTGTCCAAGGATACCGAGGTGTAATTCAACAGAACAATGGAAAGAGCACCTAGGAAAACACAAGCGAGGAGCAAAGTAGCTTTGCTGAAGTGGAGGACAGTCAAGCACGGGCCACCGCCGAGCCCACGGGCAAAGCTGTGCTACAGAGCTTCTCTAGAATAGTCCTCTGGTGCAGCCCAAAAGCGAGATGTTTGTAGCCCCTTCCTGTCCCCAGCTCAAAGCACTCTCCAGGCTGAGAGGCAACACTGGAGAGAAGAGACTCCCTGAAAACACAGAGCTCTGAGGGCCTGGTGCCCTACACCGATCACACCACACCACATCCTCCCTGCTGCCCGCTGGCACctgcagctgtgccagctgccATGAGCACAAACGACGGTCAATGCGGCCATCAGGGCGCAAACAGTGCAGAGAGGGACCTTTTCGGGAGCTGCGGCTTGGCAGCCGGCGGAAGGCGGGGGGCTGTCTTTGCTTGTGAGGAGCTCGGGCTGATCTCAGGCCTTTCTCAAGGAGCCCTAGACTCCTCTCAGtcccctggcagcagcagttcCGCAGGCACCCCGACGGCCTCACAAGGGGAGGCCATCCCGTTCATCCGCCTGCTTACCAGGAAGAGTTTCTTTCTCGTATTGGAGCCCGTGAACCCAGGCAAAGTTCTCCGACAGCTGGAAGATGGGCTTCAGCGTGTGGAGGAGATCAGAGGCCCCCGTGGACAAATAGTGTTTAATAAGGCAGAAGGTGCCCAGTCCAGGTATTGTGACGCCCTgaaaagagagacaaaaggaGGAACAGGGCTCAGGATTTCTGCAATGGGACACAGCTTCTGCAGGCAAGGCGATGGGCTGTTGCGCCTTGGCTTatggggaaggggctggacAGCGGCAGCCTGGTGAGCTTTGGGGATGGTCTCACCCCCTTTCACCTCCCTCAAGAGATGCTCCAGAGCAGAGAAATGCCCTCGGCTATGGAGGACCCCCCAGGGGCTTTCCAGCAAGTGGGGAAAGCCTGGAGAAACGGCTCAGGCTGAAACTGCACAGTTTGGCAGTGGGCAATGAGCAAGCTGCAGGCAGCGCGGATCGgttccttctgctgcagctgggctctTCTCTTTGTCCCGAGAGtcagagcagcagggctggtggcACGCCTGTGATCAGCAGGGTACCTCCGGGATGTTGCTGGTGCTTTAGCAGCTGGCTTGCAAGTTGAGGACTCCTGGAACGGGCAGGGTAGGACGGGATGAGGAGATGGCAAAGCCCACCTTGTTCAGTGCAAGCTGCCGGAGGATGTACTGGGATACGCCATCCCAAATTCTCACAATCTctggaaagcaagagaaagggaGGTCATGCTCCACGTCGGCCCAAGGCACAGAGGCGGCGGGTGCCAGTGTCCTGGGATACACCCTCCCCAGGATGAACTGCGGCACCAGAGGGGAGCCCCCCCTACAGCAGCGCTCATCAGACAGCGCCCGATGGCCTCACCATCATCCGAGAGGTTCATGAGGGTTGGAATCATGAGGCGGCCACGACACAGGATGGGAGCGCTCCTGGCCTCCATCTGGCTCCGGCCCTCCTCCGTCTTCCACCAAGCAGCCGTCCCACACCGGTTCGCTGCCTCCAGTTAGTTGCCTTCTGCTCCTCGCGGTGAGGCGTCTCCTcaagagcaaagcagcagccagcacctcGCTCCTGAAGGCCTCGCAGCCAAGTGTGGGCTGGCGCGGGCAGCAGCGCTGGTCAGGGGGAGGTGTCTCTAGGTCACAACTGGCCCCATCGCCACCTCACTGCGCGTGTCACAAGCGGGGGGGCACATCATGCACCAGCAGCTCGGCCCCTCCAGGGCGTTTGGGTTCAAGTGACCGATCATTGCTCCCCTGGGGCCAACCCACCCCCAGGGCAGCCGCTAATTCCTGGGCTGCCAGACTCCAAGAAAGGGAGGATCAAGCCCTGCCCTTGCCACAGAGGGGCCTCTTTTTATCCTCTGCTTTACCTGATATCTGTCACGCCTTGTAGGGACCTCCACCTGGCTCcggtaggcagctaagcaccataAAACAGCTTGCTCACTCCCTGGCAGTGacatggggaagagaatcagaacCGTAAAAGTAAGAATACCTCTGGGCTGTGGTAAAAGACAGATTAAGAAGTAAAGCAAAACCTGCACACACAGGTGCTCCCAGGAGCCAGCTCCCACATTACTTGTTCTCTTAGGCTCTTCCTCTAGCcttgctcttctttcttttcctccacaTGCCCCTTGGGAGTCTGAagagccccttccccagcagctcttccaggTGCTACACAGAGCCTGATCCTGGCAGCAAGAAGACAACAGGATTCAGTCCTTGGGAAAGATCTCCCTCTGGCTCCTTCCTGAGCAGCGGGCAAGCCCTGGCACTACCGGCCGACCCAAGAGAAGCTGAGAAGCTGCCGACGTGGTCAGCGGCCAAGGGCTGCAGAAGCAAACGTACTCACTTGGGAAACACGACGATGTCGCCAGAAGCCGTCTGGGAAGGGGCGTCCTTTCTGCCCGATACGGCCGAACCCCTCGTGCTTGACCTCTGCAGGAGAGACAGCCCCGCGTGAGACCATTGCCAGGACAGGAGCCTGTTGCTGACCGAGGCAGCCGGCCTTCGGGCCGCTAAGGCAGAAAGCTGCCCTCTGGCAGAGCTCCCCGTCCCCAGCGTTAACCCCTCCTTACTGGAAGCAGGAGCTGCACAGCGAGCGCCTGCACCCCAGTCGTAACGCCGCCTGGCTTTGTGCAAGGGCAAGAGGCAGCCGTCTCAAGCAGGAGACGAGTCAGACCCACAAGGAGAAGTCAGCGCCAGCGGCCTTTCAGGGCATTTCCCAAGAACCCACGGCAGTGCTGGCAGAGCGAGGTACTCACGCTGAGGAGAGATTTCAGCAGGCGGCCGGTGCTATCCAGGCTGCAAACAAAGTCTGcggaaaactgcattttgactTTGTTCTTCCGGAAGCGCAGGCAGCCCATGTCCTTGAAGGTGAAGTCCACATCCTGCTTCTTTGCCAGGGtgtaagacagaaaaagcagggTCTCTTGACCACAGTTCAGTACAGCGTTCTGAGGACTTGGGAACACGCAGCACTGCACCATGTCCCAGGGAACGCAGGTGTCCAAGGGTACTGAGGCATGATTCAAGAGAACAATTATAGAAGCTCCTGTGGAAAAACAAGCAGGAAGCAAATTAAGTTAGTGCTGAAGTGGTGGACAGTCAAGTATGGGCAGCTGTCGAGCCCACGGGCAAAGCTCTGCTAGAGAGCTGTCTAGCAGATTCCTCTGGTGCAGCTCAAAAATGAGGTGTAGCCCCTTCGTGTCCCCAGCTCACAGCACTCTCTGAGCTGAGGTGCCATGGGGATAGCAAGGATTTCTTTCTAACACCAGGCCTGCGTTGCCCCCCCGAGGAATCTTTTGCTTTCCCACCACATGCAGCCATTCCCTTTCCCAGCAGAGTTGTCCCCAGGTGTCACAGCTTTGGGGACCAAAATCCTGTCAAGCAGGGCAATATCCCTGACTGCTAGAGCAAAGAAAGAGGATGAATGCTGCAAAGAAGACAATCCCTGAAAACAGGCTCTGAGGGCCGAGTTCCCCACACCCATGGTGCATTTCTGGGGACATGGCATATCCTCCCTGCTGCCATGAGCAGAAATGACGGTCAATGCGGCCATCAGGGCGCAAACAGTGCAGAGAGGGACCTTTTCGGGAGCTGCGGCTTGGCAGCCGGCGGAAGGCGGGGGGCTGTCTTTGCTTGTGAGGAGCTCGGGCTGATCTCAGGCCTTTCTCAAGGAGCCCTAGACTCCTCTCAGtcccctggcagcagcagttcCGCAGGCACCCCGACGGCCTCACAAGGGGAGGCCATCCCGTTCATCCGCCTGCTTACCAGGAAGAGTTTCTTTCTCGTATTGGAGCCCGTG contains:
- the LOC138690098 gene encoding coiled-coil domain-containing protein 81-like — its product is MEARSAPILCRGRLMIPTLMNLSDDEIVRIWDGVSQYILRQLALNKGVTIPGLGTFCLIKHYLSTGASDLLHTLKPIFQLSENFAWVHGLQYEKETLPGALSIVLLNYTSVSLDTRIPRDTVQRCVQETLLFLSYTLAKKQDVDFTFKDMGCLRFRKNKVKMQFSADFVCSLDSTGRLLKSLLSRSSTRGSAVSGRKDAPSQSASGDIVVFPKWVDSQCGPRASDCPFPAQPTASISQKVAPSPATLGGGTLDSDCRCRLASRIGLYVALGRAAGEGALQSPKGQAEKKKKGEARREEEAKRTGPLTEKRQLLSRERLSPARLPRVTVEGDLGEAAGAKEPSLRLPAVREESSSRKGDGKSKRSAAARPQTQPPVCEGHRRAGQEVCYLCMQRDERNLRASLAEERLQKEREEERMWAEYQARRERNEAERGRLKTQADKRKLLEDGASSLRLVELARKGKAGENTASSVPLTPGGRLSVGGGGPGAQVAPVEWKQQQLLIPRPPEKAAETAAPDESLSKCRPVRGIRVRRLLEKRREAP
- the LOC138690123 gene encoding coiled-coil domain-containing protein 81-like; translation: MVQCCVFPSPQNAVLNCGQETLLFLSYTLAKKQDVDFTFKDMGCLRFRKNKVKMQFSADFVCSLDSTGRLLKSLLSRSSTRGSAVSGRKDAPSQTASGDIVVFPKIRLCVAPGRAAGEGALQTPKGHVEEKKEEQG